One window from the genome of Elaeis guineensis isolate ETL-2024a chromosome 5, EG11, whole genome shotgun sequence encodes:
- the LOC105045418 gene encoding lysine-specific histone demethylase 1 homolog 2 isoform X2: MDPPPPPSAPRRPPRRRSVKPTNYDESRLDALLHDQLGGPLPSRKRNKTLEERQRETETEAMIALSLGFPIDALLDSELAAGVAAPSSAEQNDYIVVRNHILARWRANVRSFLSKSQIRETVSSDYDHLISRAYDFLSERGYINFGVSPAIQAQFHEEHDKGSVVVVGAGLAGLAAARQLLGFGFKVLVLEGRDRPGGRVYTMKMGKKGNFAAVDLGGSVITGIHANPLGVLARQLGVPLHKIRDRCPLFWPDGRDVDEKLDLEVDFVFNKLLDKATQLREVLGEFASGISLGSAIERLWKLYGVARSGEERELLDWHLANLEYANAGCLTELSLAYWDQDDPYEMGGDHCFLAGGNWRLISALCEDVPILYGKTVTRIEYGEGGVEVVAAGGQVFQADMVLCTVPLGVLKSENIQFHPELPSRKLEAIKRLGFGLLNKVVMVFPYAFWSEELDTFGCLNKDRRKRGEFFLFYSYHTVSGGPVLIALVAGEAALTFESTDPVILLHRVLGILRGIYGPRGIQVPDPIQTVCTRWGSDPLCHGSYSHVRVGSSGSDYDILAENVGGRLFFAGEATTREYPATMHGAFLSGLREASCILHASRSRTNGSADPKKCLQKNLRFCSDILLDLFKEPDLAFGNFSFVFDTITMEDPKAMGLMRVTFGTTRNEACGNCISEEESEEQRQLTDSQFQALHLYAILSREQALHIQLVTLWRFWGGSCNKYI; this comes from the exons ATGGACCCCCCGCCACCCCCTTCCGCCCCCCGCCGCCCGCCGCGGCGGCGCTCGGTGAAGCCGACCAACTACGATGAGTCCCGCCTCGACGCCCTCCTCCACGACCAACTCGGCGGTCCCCTCCCCTCGCGGAAGCGCAACAAGACCCTCGAGGAGCGCCAGCGCGAGACCGAGACCGAGGCCATGATCGCCCTCTCCCTCGGTTTCCCCATCGACGCCCTCCTCGACTCCGAGCTCGCCGCCGGGGTCGCCGCCCCCTCCTCCGCCGAGCAGAACGACTACATCGTCGTCCGCAACCACATCCTCGCCCGTTGGCGCGCCAACGTCCGCTCCTTCCTCTCCAAGTCCCAGATCCGCGAGACCGTCAGCAGCGACTACGACCACCTCATCTCCCGCGCCTACGACTTCCTCTCCGAGCGGGGTTACATCAACTTCGGCGTGTCGCCCGCCATCCAGGCGCAGTTCCACGAGGAGCACGATAAGGGGTCGGTCGTCGTCGTGGGGGCGGGCCTCGCCGGACTGGCAGCGGCGCGGCAGCTTCTCGGGTTTGGCTTCAAAGTCTTGGTTTTGGAAGGCAGGGACCGGCCCGGCGGCAGAGTTTACACCATGAAGATGGGTAAGAAAGGGAACTTTGCTGCCGTTGATCTCGGCGGTAGTGTCATCACCGGCATTCATGCGAACCCGCTTGGTGTCCTGGCTAGGCAGCTCGGCGTTCCGCTCCACAAGATCAGGGACAGGTGCCCTCTGTTCTGGCCGGACGGGAGAGATGTCGATGAAAAATTGGATCTTGAGGTAGATTTCGTGTTCAACAAGCTCCTCGACAAGGCTACTCAGCTGAGAGAGGTTCTGGGAGAGTTTGCCAGTGGCATTTCATTGGGTTCGGCAATCGAAAGGCTTTGGAAGTTGTATGGTGTGGCGAGGAGCGGCGAAGAGAGGGAGCTTCTTGATTGGCACCTCGCGAATTTGGAGTACGCGAATGCTGGGTGCCTCACGGAGCTCTCGCTGGCCTACTGGGATCAGGATGATCCCTATGAGATGGGTGGAGATCACTGCTTCCTTGCTGGAGGCAATTGGAGATTGATCAGTGCACTGTGTGAGGATGTACCCATATTGTATGGAAAGACGGTAACAAGGATAGAGTATGGAGAAGGGGGAGTGGAGGTGGTTGCTGCTGGTGGACAAGTGTTTCAGGCCGATATGGTGCTCTGCACTGTGCCACTTGGTGTCTTGAAAAGTGAGAATATCCAGTTTCATCCTGAATTGCCATCTCGGAAGCTGGAGGCTATTAAGAGATTAGGTTTTGGGTTGCTGAACAAAGTGGTCATGGTCTTTCCTTATGCCTTTTGGAGCGAGGAACTTGATACATTTGGTTGTCTTAACAAGGATCGACGCAAGCGTGGTGAATTCTTCCTGTTCTATAGTTATCATACTGTTTCTGGAGGTCCAGTGCTTATTGCATTGGTGGCAGGAGAAGCTGCATTGACTTTTGAATCCACTGATCCGGTCATTTTGCTTCACCGAGTTCTTGGGATTCTTAGAG GTATATATGGTCCAAGAGGTATTCAAGTTCCTGATCCAATTCAAACAGTTTGTACAAGATGGGGCAGCGATCCTCTTTGTCATGGTTCATACTCCCATGTCAGAGTTGGGTCATCTGGTAGTGATTATGATATTCTCGCTGAGAATGTTGGGGGACGACTCTTTTTTGCGGGGGAAGCAACAACTAGAGAATATCCAGCTACAATGCACGGAGCTTTCTTGAGTGGATTAAGAGAAGCATCATGTATTCTTCATGCCTCAAGAAGTAGAACTAATGGGAGTGCTGATCCTAAGAAGTGCTTGCAGAAGAACTTGAGATTTTGCAGTGACATTCTCTTGGATCTATTTAAGGAGCCAGATTTGGCATTTGGGAACTTTTCTTTTGTGTTTGATACTATCACAATGGAGGATCCTAAGGCAATGGGACTTATGAGGGTCACCTTTGGAACAACCAGAAATGAAGCTTGCGGGAACTGTATCTCGGAAGAAGAGTCAGAGGAACAAAGGCAGTTGACAGATTCGCAGTTTCAAGCTTTGCATCTGTATGCTATTTTGTCCCGGGAGCAAGCACTCCACATACAACTG GTGACATTATGGAGATTTTGGGGTGGCTCATGCAACAAATATATATAG
- the LOC105045418 gene encoding lysine-specific histone demethylase 1 homolog 2 isoform X1: MDPPPPPSAPRRPPRRRSVKPTNYDESRLDALLHDQLGGPLPSRKRNKTLEERQRETETEAMIALSLGFPIDALLDSELAAGVAAPSSAEQNDYIVVRNHILARWRANVRSFLSKSQIRETVSSDYDHLISRAYDFLSERGYINFGVSPAIQAQFHEEHDKGSVVVVGAGLAGLAAARQLLGFGFKVLVLEGRDRPGGRVYTMKMGKKGNFAAVDLGGSVITGIHANPLGVLARQLGVPLHKIRDRCPLFWPDGRDVDEKLDLEVDFVFNKLLDKATQLREVLGEFASGISLGSAIERLWKLYGVARSGEERELLDWHLANLEYANAGCLTELSLAYWDQDDPYEMGGDHCFLAGGNWRLISALCEDVPILYGKTVTRIEYGEGGVEVVAAGGQVFQADMVLCTVPLGVLKSENIQFHPELPSRKLEAIKRLGFGLLNKVVMVFPYAFWSEELDTFGCLNKDRRKRGEFFLFYSYHTVSGGPVLIALVAGEAALTFESTDPVILLHRVLGILRGIYGPRGIQVPDPIQTVCTRWGSDPLCHGSYSHVRVGSSGSDYDILAENVGGRLFFAGEATTREYPATMHGAFLSGLREASCILHASRSRTNGSADPKKCLQKNLRFCSDILLDLFKEPDLAFGNFSFVFDTITMEDPKAMGLMRVTFGTTRNEACGNCISEEESEEQRQLTDSQFQALHLYAILSREQALHIQLVSGDDKGRLMFLCKKFGLKLMGCKSTCALGSSLITSISSARRGRNRRHRPMHYKVRF; encoded by the exons ATGGACCCCCCGCCACCCCCTTCCGCCCCCCGCCGCCCGCCGCGGCGGCGCTCGGTGAAGCCGACCAACTACGATGAGTCCCGCCTCGACGCCCTCCTCCACGACCAACTCGGCGGTCCCCTCCCCTCGCGGAAGCGCAACAAGACCCTCGAGGAGCGCCAGCGCGAGACCGAGACCGAGGCCATGATCGCCCTCTCCCTCGGTTTCCCCATCGACGCCCTCCTCGACTCCGAGCTCGCCGCCGGGGTCGCCGCCCCCTCCTCCGCCGAGCAGAACGACTACATCGTCGTCCGCAACCACATCCTCGCCCGTTGGCGCGCCAACGTCCGCTCCTTCCTCTCCAAGTCCCAGATCCGCGAGACCGTCAGCAGCGACTACGACCACCTCATCTCCCGCGCCTACGACTTCCTCTCCGAGCGGGGTTACATCAACTTCGGCGTGTCGCCCGCCATCCAGGCGCAGTTCCACGAGGAGCACGATAAGGGGTCGGTCGTCGTCGTGGGGGCGGGCCTCGCCGGACTGGCAGCGGCGCGGCAGCTTCTCGGGTTTGGCTTCAAAGTCTTGGTTTTGGAAGGCAGGGACCGGCCCGGCGGCAGAGTTTACACCATGAAGATGGGTAAGAAAGGGAACTTTGCTGCCGTTGATCTCGGCGGTAGTGTCATCACCGGCATTCATGCGAACCCGCTTGGTGTCCTGGCTAGGCAGCTCGGCGTTCCGCTCCACAAGATCAGGGACAGGTGCCCTCTGTTCTGGCCGGACGGGAGAGATGTCGATGAAAAATTGGATCTTGAGGTAGATTTCGTGTTCAACAAGCTCCTCGACAAGGCTACTCAGCTGAGAGAGGTTCTGGGAGAGTTTGCCAGTGGCATTTCATTGGGTTCGGCAATCGAAAGGCTTTGGAAGTTGTATGGTGTGGCGAGGAGCGGCGAAGAGAGGGAGCTTCTTGATTGGCACCTCGCGAATTTGGAGTACGCGAATGCTGGGTGCCTCACGGAGCTCTCGCTGGCCTACTGGGATCAGGATGATCCCTATGAGATGGGTGGAGATCACTGCTTCCTTGCTGGAGGCAATTGGAGATTGATCAGTGCACTGTGTGAGGATGTACCCATATTGTATGGAAAGACGGTAACAAGGATAGAGTATGGAGAAGGGGGAGTGGAGGTGGTTGCTGCTGGTGGACAAGTGTTTCAGGCCGATATGGTGCTCTGCACTGTGCCACTTGGTGTCTTGAAAAGTGAGAATATCCAGTTTCATCCTGAATTGCCATCTCGGAAGCTGGAGGCTATTAAGAGATTAGGTTTTGGGTTGCTGAACAAAGTGGTCATGGTCTTTCCTTATGCCTTTTGGAGCGAGGAACTTGATACATTTGGTTGTCTTAACAAGGATCGACGCAAGCGTGGTGAATTCTTCCTGTTCTATAGTTATCATACTGTTTCTGGAGGTCCAGTGCTTATTGCATTGGTGGCAGGAGAAGCTGCATTGACTTTTGAATCCACTGATCCGGTCATTTTGCTTCACCGAGTTCTTGGGATTCTTAGAG GTATATATGGTCCAAGAGGTATTCAAGTTCCTGATCCAATTCAAACAGTTTGTACAAGATGGGGCAGCGATCCTCTTTGTCATGGTTCATACTCCCATGTCAGAGTTGGGTCATCTGGTAGTGATTATGATATTCTCGCTGAGAATGTTGGGGGACGACTCTTTTTTGCGGGGGAAGCAACAACTAGAGAATATCCAGCTACAATGCACGGAGCTTTCTTGAGTGGATTAAGAGAAGCATCATGTATTCTTCATGCCTCAAGAAGTAGAACTAATGGGAGTGCTGATCCTAAGAAGTGCTTGCAGAAGAACTTGAGATTTTGCAGTGACATTCTCTTGGATCTATTTAAGGAGCCAGATTTGGCATTTGGGAACTTTTCTTTTGTGTTTGATACTATCACAATGGAGGATCCTAAGGCAATGGGACTTATGAGGGTCACCTTTGGAACAACCAGAAATGAAGCTTGCGGGAACTGTATCTCGGAAGAAGAGTCAGAGGAACAAAGGCAGTTGACAGATTCGCAGTTTCAAGCTTTGCATCTGTATGCTATTTTGTCCCGGGAGCAAGCACTCCACATACAACTGGTAAGTGGGGATGATAAGGGTAGATTAATGTTTCTATGCAAAAAATTTGGCCTAAAACTCATGGGATGTAAAAGTACATGTGCTCTTGGTAGTTCCTTGATTACTAGCATTTCTAGTGCACGAAGAGGCCGGAATAGGCGACACCGGCCCATGCATTACAAAGTACGGTTTTAG